In the genome of Phormidium ambiguum IAM M-71, the window GGAGTCCAAGATAGCAACAAATATAAAATACCCCAAAGCGGCTGTCCCAAATAAAACTTATGTAATCCAGCAACGGGGACTAAAGTACCACTAAATGCCAGAACTGCCGCTATTTTCTGACTTTTCGGCCTACTTAACATAATATCCTTTCCATCCTCAAAGAATCAAAATTGTAATTAACCCACTAATTTACCGTCCTTTTGCCCAACTAAACCACAACAGTCATCTGTATATATGATATAAACTTCTTGAAGCATAAAAGCCATAAATGTTCGGCTTTTCCCACTTGTGATGAGAAATTACCGAAAAATTGATAGGCAAGCGGAATGCGATCGAGTAAATTACAGTTAAATAATCCAGGTCATCATTTGAATTACCAATGTAGCCTGGACTAAAATGGAAACATCACAGATAACACGACTTACTGAATTAAAAAGTTCAGTTTAATTAAAAAAAATGGGATTTTTTGACTCTGAGATCGTTCAACAAGAACTCAAACAACTATCCGAAGAATATCAATCACTGATACAAATCGGGGGAAACTACGGTAAATTCGATCGTGAAGGCAAAAAGCTATTCATAGAACAATGGGAAGCGCTTATGGAACGCTACCGGATATTTATGAAACGCTTTGAACTATCTGAGGACTTCATGGCCCAAATGACCATGCAACAACTAAAAACCCAGCTAAATCAATTTGGGATTACACCTCAGCAAATGTTCGACCAAATGCACCTCACCCTAGAACGGATGAAATCCGAATTAGACAAACAACACTAAAACAAGCAGTCACAAGGCAGAAAGAAAAAAGCTAACACAAAATTATTTCACCTGACGACAAATTCACAATTATTTCTGCCAAGCTGTACTCAACCAATCACGTTAATTACACCATGACTAGCTTGAAGGAGAAAAGCAGTAAAGGGTGACTCAATATCTCTTGTTAACGCTATCACCCTTTACCCTTTTCCCAAATCACACTTCTCACCCGTGCATAGTCAAACTAAGCACGCGGACGCTTAAATTTAGAAGGTGGTACAAAGTATTCCACAGGAGTCCCATCCAGTGCCCGATACATAAACTTCCGCCAAATCGGTGCGGCATATTGACCACCAGTAACCCCAGAAGCTAAACGTCGGTTATCATCCCGACCAATCCAAATCGCTACAGACAACTGCGGAACATAACCTACAAACCAAACATCCTTTTCCGAAGAAGTAGTACCAGTTTTTCCGGCAGCCGGACGACCAATACTCGCCATTTTTCCAGTACCACCATTAATTACCGATTGCATGATACTGGTAGTAGAAGCAGCAGACCAAGGGTCGAGAACCAACTTAGGCTTCGGCGTATTATCCAAAATCAAATTATTTTGAGTATCAGTCACCTGCACAATAAAAGTCGTATCAGACTGCCAACCATTATTAGCAAAAGTTGCATAAGCAGAAGCAATTTCCATCGGCGACATACCAACCGCACCCAAAGGCAAAGAAATTACAGGTTCCATAGGGCTTTTAATTCCCAAAACCCGACAAATTTCCACCACCTTATCCAAACCTACAGTCCGCCCCATCTTGACAGCCGGAACGTTGCGTGAAACTGCCAATGCTTCCCGAACACTCATTGGCCCAGCAAAAGTATTATCGTAATTTCTGGGCGCATAACCACGCACCCCATCCCGATAACGGACTGGAGTATCATAAACAGTTGAACTTGGCGTATATTTACCCGAAGCAAAACCCAAATAGTAAACAAACGGCTTAAAAGCAGAACCTGGTTGTCTTCTGGCCTGAGTCGCCCGGTTAAACTGACTCTTTTCGTAATCAGAACCACCAACCATCGCCTTCACAAAATGGGTACGTGGGTCAACAGCGGCCAATGCTAATTCCGTCCTCCAGAGTCCGCGACGCTGCAATCTGCGGTGTTCGTTAGCAATAAAATCTTCCGCCATCCGTTGGAAGTTAAGATCGATCGTGGTTTGCACCCGCATTCCACCTTTTTGCACCGTTTCTCGACCAAAACGTTGGATTAACTCTTGCTTCACCGCATCAGTAACGTAAGGTAACTGACTGCCTTGGAAAGATTTAACCTTACCGATTTTCAATGGTTGCCTTCTTGCCGCAGCTTCTTCCTCAGCAGTAATCCAGTTTAATTCCCGCATTCGGGACAAAACTAAAGCTTGACGCTGTTTAGCTATCTTATAGTTAACAAAGGGACTGTATTCTTCTGGTGCCTGAATAACACCTGCCAACATTGCCCCTTCTGCCAAGGTTAAATCAGCAGCGTCTTTGTTGAAATAACTTTCCGCAGCAGTTTGGATACCGTAATTGTTGTGTCCCCAGTAAACCTGATTTAAGTACAACTCTAAAATTTGGTCTTTACTGAGAATTTGTTCCAAGCGAATAGCCATGACTGCTTCTGCCACCTTCCGGCTAAAAGCCTTTTTGTGGGAGAGAAAAACGTTTTTCACCAACTGCATGGTGAGGGTAGAACCACCTTCTACCACATTACCCCTTTCCCAGTTAGCTTTAAAAGCCCGACCGATACTGCTAGGGTTAATCCCATGATGTAAGTAAAAATGGCTATCTTCGATTGCTAATACTGCCCGCTTGAGTTCTGGGGAAATTTTATCTAGGGGGACTACTTCCCGGTTAGCTTCTCCGTGAATGCTAGCTAGCCATTTACCTTTAATGTCATAGATGTGAGATGTTTCTGTGGGGGCGTAATTACGTAAAACTCTTACATCTGGCAAATTGCGGAAGCTAATCGCAAGACCAACCAATCCCCCGGCAACAACCGAAGTGGTTAGCATGGTAACACTCAACAGAGTGCCACCTGTAACTTTGGCAATTGTTTGCACAAACTGAAAGCTCGATGGATTAGTGTCCGATGGCTTTTGTCGAAGTGTGTTAGACGACACGGCGATTTGACTTCCTCAACGCAACAGTAGTGAATAAAACTGGATAATTTATCTGGGTTTCGATAATTGAGTGCTTAATAACTGATCTATTCTAAAGATTTATTTTGAGTACAGGAAAGGGAAGACATTTTGATATTTGGAATCTGGTGATGGACTGCCAAGGTCAAACTGTACCATAAATAACATTTATTCGCCTGTCTCTGGAGAAGGAATGATTTTTGAGGTCGGGAGCGCCTGGATTGAGTTAGCATTGATATTCTGACAAAGTTTTGCGGTTAGATTAACCTGGCTGATTTTATTTTTGATGTCAACCAGTGAGTTTATCACCCTCTGGATATTTGGCAAGTATGACCTCTGATAAATCCTTTCATTTTACCCAAGATTTAAATAAGCTGTACCGGGGGATTAGTGAGATTTTCCCCAATGTGGCTGATTCTCAGGATGTGAATGAGAATCTGGCACAAAGGTTAGCACAAAGCGATCGGCCCTTGCGCGTTAAACTCGGAATTGACCCCACTGGTGCTGATATCCATTTAGGCCATAGTATCCCAGTTCGCAAGTTACGCGCCTTTCAAGATGCTGGACATACAGCGGTGCTAATTATTGGTGATTTTACCGCCAGAATTGGCGACCCAACTGGCAAATCGGAAGTGCGTCGCCAATTAACAGCAGAAGATGTGGCGCAAAATGCCCAAACTTATTTAGAACAAGTGCGCCCAATTTTGGATTTTGACACTCCCGGACGTTTGGAGATTCACTACAACTCGGAATGGTTGTCTAAACTGGATTTGGCGAAGATTCTGGAATTGCTTGCCACTATGACTGTCGGGCAAATGTTGGAAAAGGAAGGTTTTGATTTGCGCTATAAGCAGCAAAGTCCGATTTTCCTCCATGAGTTTCTCTACCCGTTGATGCAAGGTTATGATTCGGTGGCAGTTGAGGCGGATGTAGAATTAGGCGGTACCGACCAAAAGTTTAATATTGCCGTAGGTAGAGATTTACAACGACATTTTGGTTTAACGCCGCAGTTTGGGATGTTAATGCCAATTTTGCTGGGTACTGATGGTAAACAAAAAATGTCCAAGTCTTTGGGTAATTATGTAGGTTTAAGGGAAGATGCCTTAACTATGTACTCAAAGTTGGAGAAAACGCCAGATAGTTTGGTGAAGCAGTATTTTGAATTGTTGACTGATAAATCTTTAGATGATTTACCCAGTGATGCCAGAGAAAGGCAAAAGCTTTTAGCTTTAGATATTGTTTCGCAATATCATGGTCAGGAAGCAGCAAAAACAGCCCAAAAGGATGCAGAAAATTTGGTTGGTGGGAAAACTTTCCAAGCTGATACTGTTCCTGAATTTTCTTTAGCTGGGGTGAATTTTCCGGCGAAATTCTTTTATGTTGTGAGTGCTTGTGGGTTGTGTAAAAGTAGTTCGGAGGCGCGAAAGCAAATTCAAGGCGGTGGGGTAAGAATTGATGGAGAACAGAAGACGGATGTAAATCTAACTTTTGAGACTCCAGAGGAGTTGTATGGTAAGGTATTGCAGTTAGGAAAAAATAAGTTTGTGCGACTGGTGCAATAAAGATGGTGTTAGCAGCAGAAAAGGTAATTGTGCCTTTAGATGTGTCGCGGGAAGAAGATGCGATCGCACTTCTTTCCCAACTTCCTGAAGTACAATTTTGGAAAGTAGGATTAGAATTATTTGTCAGCACTGGCGCAGTAATTCTCCCCACTCTCAAAAACCGCCAAAAACGAGTTTTTCTCGACCTAAAATTACACGACATTCCTAACACCGTCGCTGGTGCTGCGCGTGCAGCGGGAAAATATGGAGTTGATTTACTCAC includes:
- a CDS encoding transglycosylase domain-containing protein, with translation MSSNTLRQKPSDTNPSSFQFVQTIAKVTGGTLLSVTMLTTSVVAGGLVGLAISFRNLPDVRVLRNYAPTETSHIYDIKGKWLASIHGEANREVVPLDKISPELKRAVLAIEDSHFYLHHGINPSSIGRAFKANWERGNVVEGGSTLTMQLVKNVFLSHKKAFSRKVAEAVMAIRLEQILSKDQILELYLNQVYWGHNNYGIQTAAESYFNKDAADLTLAEGAMLAGVIQAPEEYSPFVNYKIAKQRQALVLSRMRELNWITAEEEAAARRQPLKIGKVKSFQGSQLPYVTDAVKQELIQRFGRETVQKGGMRVQTTIDLNFQRMAEDFIANEHRRLQRRGLWRTELALAAVDPRTHFVKAMVGGSDYEKSQFNRATQARRQPGSAFKPFVYYLGFASGKYTPSSTVYDTPVRYRDGVRGYAPRNYDNTFAGPMSVREALAVSRNVPAVKMGRTVGLDKVVEICRVLGIKSPMEPVISLPLGAVGMSPMEIASAYATFANNGWQSDTTFIVQVTDTQNNLILDNTPKPKLVLDPWSAASTTSIMQSVINGGTGKMASIGRPAAGKTGTTSSEKDVWFVGYVPQLSVAIWIGRDDNRRLASGVTGGQYAAPIWRKFMYRALDGTPVEYFVPPSKFKRPRA
- the tyrS gene encoding tyrosine--tRNA ligase, coding for MTSDKSFHFTQDLNKLYRGISEIFPNVADSQDVNENLAQRLAQSDRPLRVKLGIDPTGADIHLGHSIPVRKLRAFQDAGHTAVLIIGDFTARIGDPTGKSEVRRQLTAEDVAQNAQTYLEQVRPILDFDTPGRLEIHYNSEWLSKLDLAKILELLATMTVGQMLEKEGFDLRYKQQSPIFLHEFLYPLMQGYDSVAVEADVELGGTDQKFNIAVGRDLQRHFGLTPQFGMLMPILLGTDGKQKMSKSLGNYVGLREDALTMYSKLEKTPDSLVKQYFELLTDKSLDDLPSDARERQKLLALDIVSQYHGQEAAKTAQKDAENLVGGKTFQADTVPEFSLAGVNFPAKFFYVVSACGLCKSSSEARKQIQGGGVRIDGEQKTDVNLTFETPEELYGKVLQLGKNKFVRLVQ
- a CDS encoding DUF1825 family protein, with protein sequence MGFFDSEIVQQELKQLSEEYQSLIQIGGNYGKFDREGKKLFIEQWEALMERYRIFMKRFELSEDFMAQMTMQQLKTQLNQFGITPQQMFDQMHLTLERMKSELDKQH